A genome region from Proteus vulgaris includes the following:
- the fliR gene encoding flagellar biosynthetic protein FliR, producing the protein MITLTSEMLNGYISDFFWPFVRILALFSTAPLFSEKQTPKKFRIALAFLVTALVAPGLPQSHVPLFSLIAFWILVQQILIGTILGLSMQLAFASVRHAGEVIGLQMGLSFATFVDPSGGPNMPILARIFNMLTMLLFMVFDGHLWLLSILVDTFYVVPIENQTFNSLGILTLVQSGGTIFINGMMLAMPLITLLLVLNLSLGILNRMTPQLSVFVVGFPLTLTIGMLALSMIMPALPVFTERVFSDTFNRITLILQQLVS; encoded by the coding sequence ATGATAACCCTGACCAGTGAAATGCTTAACGGCTACATTAGTGATTTTTTCTGGCCATTTGTGCGGATCCTCGCCCTTTTTAGTACTGCGCCGCTATTTAGTGAAAAGCAAACACCTAAAAAATTCCGTATTGCCCTCGCTTTTTTAGTGACGGCATTAGTCGCACCAGGTTTACCGCAAAGTCATGTACCGTTATTCTCGCTTATTGCCTTTTGGATTTTGGTGCAACAAATTTTGATTGGTACCATTCTAGGGTTATCAATGCAATTGGCATTCGCTTCTGTTCGTCATGCGGGTGAAGTGATTGGTTTACAGATGGGGCTTTCATTCGCCACTTTTGTCGATCCATCAGGTGGCCCTAACATGCCTATTCTCGCACGTATTTTTAATATGCTAACAATGCTATTATTTATGGTCTTTGATGGTCATTTATGGCTATTATCTATATTAGTTGATACTTTCTATGTTGTTCCTATTGAAAATCAGACTTTTAACTCATTAGGCATACTAACTTTAGTTCAAAGTGGTGGCACTATATTTATTAACGGTATGATGTTAGCCATGCCATTAATTACCCTACTCCTTGTTCTTAACCTTTCATTAGGTATTCTAAACCGTATGACACCACAGCTTTCTGTCTTTGTAGTGGGTTTTCCTCTTACGCTGACTATCGGTATGTTAGCATTATCCATGATCATGCCTGCATTACCTGTGTTTACAGAGCGTGTCTTTAGTGATACGTTTAATCGCATCACATTGATATTGCAACAATTAGTTTCTTGA
- the fliQ gene encoding flagellar biosynthesis protein FliQ, which produces MTPESVLALGTEAMKIALSLAGPLLLSALVTGLVISMLQAATQINEMTLSFIPKILAVLAAILVAGPWMLSLLVDYMHNLFTGIPGMIG; this is translated from the coding sequence ATGACACCAGAATCCGTCTTAGCTCTAGGTACTGAAGCGATGAAAATCGCTTTATCGCTCGCAGGCCCTCTTTTATTGTCCGCGCTGGTAACGGGTCTTGTGATCAGTATGCTGCAAGCTGCAACGCAGATAAACGAAATGACATTATCGTTTATTCCAAAAATTCTTGCTGTATTAGCCGCTATTTTAGTTGCAGGCCCTTGGATGCTAAGTTTGCTTGTCGATTATATGCATAACTTATTTACAGGCATTCCAGGGATGATTGGTTAA